From Manihot esculenta cultivar AM560-2 chromosome 18, M.esculenta_v8, whole genome shotgun sequence:
ttattattttaatattctataactaaatttaatatttaataatctaattaaattctatattactaatatatatttaaaattattttaattaataataatcctAAATAAAGAtcgaatatttttaaatatttcgaATCTATTaatcttaataaaataaaaaataaaatttaatagtataatagcttgaatttaaaaatttatatttattgcagattcaaattttatatattaaatatttattttttaaatttatttatataaataattaatttaatataaaaataattattttttaataatatttataaattttgtatatatttttattttaaaattaagatattttttaaaatattaatttttaaaatgaaattattaataaaaattttctttaaataaattattaataaaaatataaaaatttaaacgagtttaaaatttatttaaataataataataattaaatttaagttcaaataatttaaaatgaatttggacggatttatatattaattaatttaaatgtagattaaaaaaaaatcgcaACACTGTGACCCTTGATCAATATGTTGAGGCAGTTTTGACATTTAGAATTCCCTCTAAGTGTGAAGACCAGACGCTACCAAACTGTGCGATGCTTGCTGTTCCTGAGTCGGATGGTAGCGTCTGGTCTTTCTTTTACGAATCACGAAGAACaaacttaaaaaagaaaaaagatttaAACAGTTAAAAGTAATATTGTAGGGTCTGGTCTTTCTTTTGTTGACTGTTGAATTGCTTTTTGCATGATGTTAATTCGCATTGAACACTTTTTTTTCCTTCACAATAATATCTAAGCGAGCTTTAAAAAACATAATTTGTCATATTGTGTTGTTTCTCGGGATGAGAAATCCATGCATGGTGCCTTTTCTGTTTTTCTGCCTCATGGCTATGAGATTGCAAAAATTGTCTGGTATATCGCCATAAGCTTTGGTTGGAAATCTTCATCTTAATGGGGTATTATTAAAGATTACGGGCCCAGAAGACAATCAGATCCTTTACAAATTCCAAACTTCATGATGGGCTCCCAATAGGCTGTATTGAAACCAATACTTGAGAACCGAGCAGGCATAAGTCTTTGGTGCTCCATGAAGCTTTTCAAGAGAGGTCCTCCGGAGTCGGAAGTCCTGGGGGAATGGGATTTGGTCAGAAAGCCTAAATTTAGCTATACTCCATGCATAATTTTAGAGGTATTTGGGCTTCAGAATGTAGCAACTTGAAACTATATGCACGACCATCCATTCTCTGTGTAAAtataggctttttttttttactattttattacCAGATTTTAAAAATAGGAGTGGATGTCAATGCCAGAAATTCAAGGAACTTGGATAACCATCCAATAATCTTGAGGTTGACAAAGAAACGTTCTTTCGTCCACCGTTATGGCTGGGAGTTCGTTGGCCtcccaaatatatatatattcaatccATTTCGCCATCTTTCAATTGTAATCTCACCTCTGTTCTTTTGTTATCTCAACGCTATAGGCAGCGTTGGGTGTCTCCCAACTTGGCTTAGTCAATAGTCTTGCTTTGTTTATAACAAAAATGAAGATCGCCAGCTCATTCTCTCCACTCTATGTTCTCCTCTTCTCTTCCCTTTGGCATCTCTCTTTATCTTTATCTGATTTTGAAGTCTCCGCAATTGCTCATCGCCAACTCTTGTCTCTTAAACAAAATGATGACTTGACCCATGACTTTGAATATTCCATAAAACTTAATATTACCTTCGCAAATAACAGGCTTAAAAGAGCATACATTGCTCTTCAAGCATGGAAAAAGGCCATATATTCTGATCCATTCAATTCTACAACAAATTGGGTGGGTTGTGATGTTTGTGCTTACAATGGTGTCTTTTGTGCCGAGGCTCTTGATGTTCCTAAGCAAACAGTCGTTGCTGGGATTGACCTTAACCATGATGACATTGCTGGCTTTCTTCCTGTAGAGTTGGGCCTATTGACAGAGATTTCATTATTCCATATCAACTCCAATCGTTTTTGTGGCATTATTCCCAAAAGCTTCTCCAAGTTAGCCCTTCTGTATGAACTAGATGTTAGCAACAATCGATTTGTTGGCTCATTCCCAACAGTTGTTTTATCGTTGCCTTCACTCAGGTACCTTGACCTTCGGTACAACAATTTTGAAGGTAAATTGCCAGATGGGCTTTTTCGGAAGGAACTTGATGCTTTGTTCTTGAATAACAACAGATTCACATCAACCATTCCTGAAACTCTGGGTTCATCTCCTGCTTCTGTTGTGGTGGTCGCCAATAACAACCTCACTGGCTGCATTCCATGCAGCATAGGAAATATGGCTAATACattaaatgaaataatatttttaaataacaatCTTTCGGGTTGTTTACCATCTGAGATTGGAAAGCTTGGGAAACTAACAGTTCTTGACGTTTCTTCAAATACATTTACTGGGGCATTGCCCAAGTCTTTCAAAGATCTTGGAAAGTtggaggtatttgatgtttcaCACAACATATTAACAGGTTTTGTTCCTGAGAGCATTTGTGGCTTGCCTAACCTGGAGAACTTCACATTTTCATATAATTACTTCAATGGAGAGGCACCAGTATGCCAGAAACCAAGTAGGAAGGACTTTATTCGGGATGATACAGGTAATTGTTTACCTGACAGACAGAAACAAAAGCCCCAAAAAACTTGTCATCCAATTGTAAGCAAACCAGTCGATTGCAGCAAGGCAAAGTGTGGAGGACCATCATTGGGACATTCTCCAGCAACCAAGCTACATCCGCACCCTTCACCAATACACAAGAAATCACAACATCAAGATCATCATCATCACCATCACCACCACCATCAAAGTCACCACCGTCACCACCACCATCAAGATCACCACCGTCCACCTCTAAGTCACATCCAGTCACAACCACCATCAAGCTCACCACCAACCACACCTAAGGCGCAACTACCAACACCAATGCAGGTTTCTAGTCCACCCATAACAGTAACAACACCTCCGGCGCCAACACCAAGTAGTGATCCTCACGAAGAGGCTCCCTATGGTCACATGAAATCTCCACCCCCAGCAGTCCACTCTCCACCACAAGCAATACAATCCCCACCATCCGCTGCCCAGTCTCCACCGCTCCAAACACAATCCTCATCTCctcttcaatccccaccatctaGCCAATCTCTGCCAAGTGCAGCACAACCTATATCATCTCAAACACCTTCAACACAATCTCCATCTCCTGTTCAATCCCAACCATCTAGTCAATCTCCACTAAGTCCAGCACAACCTACATCATCTCCAACACCTTCAACACAATCTCCATCTCCTGTTCAATCCCCGCCATCTAGCCAATCTCCACCAAGTTCAGCGCAACCTGTGTCATCTCCAACACCTTCAACCCAATCCCCATATCCTATCCAATCCGCACAAACTGGACAATCCCAACCAAGCCAAGCACAACCAGTCTCATCTCCAACACCTTCAACACAATCCCCATCTCCCGTCCAATCCTCACCATCTAGCCCATGTCCACCAAGTCCAGCACAAGCTGTGTCATCTCCAACACCTTCAACACAATCCTCATCTCCTGGCCAATCCTCACCATCTAGCCCATCTCCACCAAGTCCAGCACAACCTGTGTCATCTCCAACACCTTCAACACAATCCACATCTTCTGCCCAATCCCCACCATCTAGCGAATCTCCACCAAGTCCAGCGCAACCTGTCTCATCTCCAACACCATCAACACAATCTCCATCTCCTATCCAATCCCCACCAAGTCTAACACAACCTGCATCATCTCCAACACCTTCAACACAATTTCCATCTCCTGTCCAATCCGCACAAACTGGACAATCCCCGCCAAGCCAAGCACAACCTATCTCATCTCCTATAACTTCAACACAATCTCCATCATCCGCACAATCCCTACCATCGGAAGAATCTACACCAAGCCCAACACAACCTCAATCATCTCCAACACCTGCAACACAATCTCCACCAAGCCAAGAACAACCTACATCATCTCCAACACCTTCAACACAATCCCCACCATCTAGCGAATCTCCACCAAGTCCAGCGCAACCTGTGTCATCTCCAACACCTTCAACCCAATCCCCATCTCCTGTCCAATCCCCACCATCTAGCGAATCTCCACCAAGTCCAGCGGAACCTGTGTCATCTCCAACACCTTCAACCCAATCCCCATCTCCTGTCCAATCCCCACCATCTAGCCAATCTCCACCAAGTCCAACGCAAACGGTGTCATCTCCAACACCTTCAACACAATCCCCATCTCCTGTCCAATCCTCACCATCTAGCCAATCTCCAGCAAGTCCAGCGCAACCGGTGTCATCTCCAACACCTTCAACACAATCCCCATCTCCTgttcaatccccaccatctaGCCAATCTCCACCAAGTTCAGCACAGCCTGCGTCATCTCCAACACCTTCAATACAATCCCCATCTCCTGTCCAATCCCCACCATCTAGCCAATCTCTACCAAGTCCAGCGCAACCTGTGTCATCTCCAACACCTTCTACACAATCCCCATCTCCTGTCCAATCCCCACCATCTAGCGAATCTCCACCAAGTCCAGCGCAACCTGTGTCATCTCCAATACCTTCAACACAATCCCCATCTCCTGTCCAATCCGCACAAACTGGACAATCCCCACCAAGCCAAGCACAACCTATCTCATCTCCTGCAACTTCAATACAATCTCCATCGTCCGCACAATCCCCACCATCAGAAGAATCTACACCAAGCCCAACACAACCTACATCATCTCCCACACCTGCAACACAATCTTCATCGCCAATACAATCTCCATCCAGCACAGCACAACCAGTCTCATCTCCAATTCCTTCAACACAATCTCCATCTTCCGTCCAATCCTCACCATCTAGCCCATCTCCACCAAGTCCAGCACAACCTATGTCATCTCCTACACCTTCAACACAATCCCCATCTCCTGTCCAATCCGCACAAACGGGCCAATCTCCACCAAGCCAAGCACAACCTGTCTCATCTCCTATAGCTTCAATACAATCTCCATCGTCCGCCCAATCCTTACCATCTAAAGAATCTACACCAAGCCCAGTACAACCTACATCATCTCCCACACCTGCAACACAATCTTCATCGCCTGTACAATCTCCACCAAGCCCAGCGCAACCAGTCTCATCTCCAATTCCTTCAACACAATCCCCATCTCCTGTCCAATCCTCACCATCTAGCCAATCTCCAGCAAGTCCAGCGCAACCTTTGTCATCTCCAACACCTTCAACACAATCCCCATCTCCTGTCCAATCCTCACCATCTAGCGACTCTCCACCAAGTCCAGCGCAACCTGTGTCATCTCCAACACCTTCTACACAATCCCCATCTCCTGTCCAATCCCCACCATCTAGCGAATCTCCACCAAGTCCAGCGCAACCTGTGTCATCTCCAACACCTTCAACCCAATCCCCATCTCCTGTCCAATCCCCACCATCTAGCGAATCTCCACCAAGTCCAGCACAACCTGTGTCATCTCCAACACCTTCAACCCAATCCCCATCTCCTGTCCAATCCCCACCATCTAGCGAATCTCCAGCAAGTCCAGCGCAACCTGTGTCATCTCCAACATCTTCAACACAATCCCCATCTCCTGTCCAATCCCCACCATCTAGCGAATCTCCACCAAGTCCAGCAGAACCTGTATCATCTCCAACACCTTCAACCCAATCCCCATCTCCTGTCCAATCCCCACCATCTAGCGAATCTCCACCAAGTCCAACGCAACCTGTGACGTCTCTAACACCTTCAACACAATCCCCATCTCCTGTCCAATCCCCACCATCTAGCCAATCTCCACCAAGTCCAACGCAAACTGTGTCATCTCCAACACCTTCAACACAATCCCCATCTCCTGTCCAATCCTCACCATCTAGCCAATCTCCAGCAAGTCCAGCGCAACCTGTGTCATCTCCAACACCTTCAACACAATCCCCATCTCCTGTCCAATCCTCACCATCTAGCGAATCTCCACCAAGTCCAGCGCAACCTGTGTCATCTCCAACACCTTCTACACAATCCCCATCTCCTGTCCAATCCCCACCATCTAGCGAATCTCCACCAAGTCCAGCGCAACCTGTGTCATCTCCAACACCTTCAACCCAATCCCCATCTCCTGTCCAATCCCCACCATCTAGCGAATCTCCACCAAGTCCAGCACAACCTGTGTCATCTCCAACACCTTCAACCCAATCCCCATCTCCTGTCCAATCCCCACCATCTAGCGAATCTCCAGCAAGTCCAGCGCAACCTGTGTCATCTCCAACATCTTCAACACAATCCCCATCTCCTGTCCAATCCCCACCATCTAGCGAATCTCCACCAAGTCCAGCAGAACCTGTATCATCTCCAACACCTTCAACCCAATCCCCATCTCCTGTCCAATCCCCACCATCTAGTGAATCTCCACCAAGTCCAACGCAACCTGTGACATCTCCAACACCTTCAACACAATCCCCATCTCCTGTCCAATCCCCACCATCTAGCCAATCTCCACCAAGTCCAACGCAAACTGTGTCATCTCCAACACCTTCAACACAATCCCCATCTCCTGTCCAATCCTCACCATCTAGCCAATCTCCAGCAAGTCCAGCGCAACCTGTGTCATCTCCAACACCTTCAACACAATCCCCATCTCCTGTCCAATCCTCACCATCTAGCGAATCTCCACCAAGTCCAGCGCAACCTGTGTCATCTCCAACACCTTCTACACAATCCCCATCTCCTGTCCAATCCCCACCATCTAGCGAATCTCCACCAAGTCCAGCGCAACCTGTGTCATCTCCAACACCTTCAACCCAATCCCCATCTCCTGTCCAATCCCCACCATCTAGCGAATCTCCACCAAGTCCAGCACAACCTGTGTCATCTCCAACACCTTCAACCCAATCCCCATCTCCTGTCCAATCCCCACCATCTAGCGAATCTCCACCAAGTCCAGCGGAACCTGTGTCATCTCCAACACCTTCAACCCAATCCCCATATCCTGTCCAATCCCCACCATCTAGCCAATCTCCACCAAGTCCAACGCAAACGGTGTCATCTCCAACACCTTCAACACAATCCCCATCTCCTGTCCAATCCTCACCATCTAGCCAATCTCCAGCAAGTCCAGCGCAACCGGTGT
This genomic window contains:
- the LOC110608250 gene encoding proline-rich protein 36-like: MKIASSFSPLYVLLFSSLWHLSLSLSDFEVSAIAHRQLLSLKQNDDLTHDFEYSIKLNITFANNRLKRAYIALQAWKKAIYSDPFNSTTNWVGCDVCAYNGVFCAEALDVPKQTVVAGIDLNHDDIAGFLPVELGLLTEISLFHINSNRFCGIIPKSFSKLALLYELDVSNNRFVGSFPTVVLSLPSLRYLDLRYNNFEGKLPDGLFRKELDALFLNNNRFTSTIPETLGSSPASVVVVANNNLTGCIPCSIGNMANTLNEIIFLNNNLSGCLPSEIGKLGKLTVLDVSSNTFTGALPKSFKDLGKLEVFDVSHNILTGFVPESICGLPNLENFTFSYNYFNGEAPVCQKPSRKDFIRDDTGNCLPDRQKQKPQKTCHPIVSKPVDCSKAKCGGPSLGHSPATKLHPHPSPIHKKSQHQDHHHHHHHHHQSHHRHHHHQDHHRPPLSHIQSQPPSSSPPTTPKAQLPTPMQVSSPPITVTTPPAPTPSSDPHEEAPYGHMKSPPPAVHSPPQAIQSPPSAAQSPPLQTQSSSPLQSPPSSQSLPSAAQPISSQTPSTQSPSPVQSQPSSQSPLSPAQPTSSPTPSTQSPSPVQSPPSSQSPPSSAQPVSSPTPSTQSPYPIQSAQTGQSQPSQAQPVSSPTPSTQSPSPVQSSPSSPCPPSPAQAVSSPTPSTQSSSPGQSSPSSPSPPSPAQPVSSPTPSTQSTSSAQSPPSSESPPSPAQPVSSPTPSTQSPSPIQSPPSLTQPASSPTPSTQFPSPVQSAQTGQSPPSQAQPISSPITSTQSPSSAQSLPSEESTPSPTQPQSSPTPATQSPPSQEQPTSSPTPSTQSPPSSESPPSPAQPVSSPTPSTQSPSPVQSPPSSESPPSPAEPVSSPTPSTQSPSPVQSPPSSQSPPSPTQTVSSPTPSTQSPSPVQSSPSSQSPASPAQPVSSPTPSTQSPSPVQSPPSSQSPPSSAQPASSPTPSIQSPSPVQSPPSSQSLPSPAQPVSSPTPSTQSPSPVQSPPSSESPPSPAQPVSSPIPSTQSPSPVQSAQTGQSPPSQAQPISSPATSIQSPSSAQSPPSEESTPSPTQPTSSPTPATQSSSPIQSPSSTAQPVSSPIPSTQSPSSVQSSPSSPSPPSPAQPMSSPTPSTQSPSPVQSAQTGQSPPSQAQPVSSPIASIQSPSSAQSLPSKESTPSPVQPTSSPTPATQSSSPVQSPPSPAQPVSSPIPSTQSPSPVQSSPSSQSPASPAQPLSSPTPSTQSPSPVQSSPSSDSPPSPAQPVSSPTPSTQSPSPVQSPPSSESPPSPAQPVSSPTPSTQSPSPVQSPPSSESPPSPAQPVSSPTPSTQSPSPVQSPPSSESPASPAQPVSSPTSSTQSPSPVQSPPSSESPPSPAEPVSSPTPSTQSPSPVQSPPSSESPPSPTQPVTSLTPSTQSPSPVQSPPSSQSPPSPTQTVSSPTPSTQSPSPVQSSPSSQSPASPAQPVSSPTPSTQSPSPVQSSPSSESPPSPAQPVSSPTPSTQSPSPVQSPPSSESPPSPAQPVSSPTPSTQSPSPVQSPPSSESPPSPAQPVSSPTPSTQSPSPVQSPPSSESPASPAQPVSSPTSSTQSPSPVQSPPSSESPPSPAEPVSSPTPSTQSPSPVQSPPSSESPPSPTQPVTSPTPSTQSPSPVQSPPSSQSPPSPTQTVSSPTPSTQSPSPVQSSPSSQSPASPAQPVSSPTPSTQSPSPVQSSPSSESPPSPAQPVSSPTPSTQSPSPVQSPPSSESPPSPAQPVSSPTPSTQSPSPVQSPPSSESPPSPAQPVSSPTPSTQSPSPVQSPPSSESPPSPAEPVSSPTPSTQSPYPVQSPPSSQSPPSPTQTVSSPTPSTQSPSPVQSSPSSQSPASPAQPVSSPTPSTQSPSPVQSSPSSESPSSPAQPVSSPTPS